Below is a genomic region from Chitinivibrionia bacterium.
AATTGGCGCGAAAAAGAAAACTTTTTGACAGGCGCAGGATTTTAAGGCGACAATCGGACGACGAATGCCTAAAATCGCTCTATTTTTTGTTTGGACAACCATTGCCTTTGCGCAATTTAACGAAAACGAACTCAGAACAGCCGCCTCAATTCACCAAAACATTGACGAGAGAAGGTCAGCTCATTTTACAACAACTCGACAAAGAGGTACACAACCGAGGTATTTTGTCTGCAACTGCGAAAACTTTAACATAACATTCGACAAGGGGCTTGCCGTTTTACAAAATTACACTGATTACGAAAACCGTTTTCAATACATTTTACGCTCGCAAAACACCGAAGAAAATTTTTGGTTTTTCGTGCTTGGAATAAATTTTGTGAGGACGTGGCTTTGGGGAGAAGTGAAAGAAGAAATCGGCGAAGATGAAGCAAAAATCTCTTTTATTCAAAGTGAAAGCGACATAAATTTTTCGGATTCGGTAAAAGCTATGATGGTCATAAACTTTGAAGAATTGATTTTGCAGTGGAATTTGATAAGATTAAGCGATACTTCTTCGCGCTTTTGCCTGACTGCCGCCGCTGTGCCAAACAGCCCCGTGCCCCAGTGGCTCATAAGAGCGGCTCTGCGAAGAATAATCCCCCGAACTTTGCGGGCAATAGCGCAATAAATGTAGGGGCGTATTGCATACACCAGATTTCTGTCGGATATTTGGGCGTATGCAATACGCCCCTACTCCAAATTCAGTATTTCTACAACTTTTTTGTATAATTCATCGGGAGTATCTGCTAAATGGTGCGGGTTTATCAATTCTAAAACCTCGCGCGAATCCCAACCCCACGAGACCGAAACAACTTCAACACCCGCCTTTTTGCAAGCGACTACGTCTCTGCTTTCGTCGCCGATATAGACAATGTTTTCACGAGCTATTTCGTGTTCGGCTAAAAACTTTTTGATTGTTTTGTGCTTCACAAAAAGCGAACGCCCTTTGTCGCAATAAACCTCCGAAAAAAGTTCAAAATTGTTTTTAGACAGATATTTTCGTATATTTTCTTCTTTGTTGCTCGAAATTATTGCAAGTTTGCAACCTTTTTCTATAAATTTTTCGCAGACCGCTTTCAGTCCCGAATATACGGCAAAATTACCCATGTGTTTTAAGAAGCCTTTACGCGCCGCGCTTATTACAAACGGTAATTTGTAAAAAGGAATTTTGAGGTAAGCGATTTTTTCCGCCGCCGTCATATCGCGCAGAGCAAGCAATTCTTCATTGGCGATTACTTTAAGTTTATACTTTTTAGCAACATTTTCGTTCCAAAGTTTTACCAAAGCGTCGGTTGTTTCGGAAATAGTTCCGTCAAAGTCAAAAATTACCCACTTCTCGTTTTCCACTAATCAATATTCTCCCGTTTTAATCTTTCTTTAAAAATGTATTTTGCCGCAACGACTTCCCATTTTTTAGCAAATTTCTCACTATTTTCGTATATTTTCGCCTCAGAAAGCGAGCCAATCTGCATTATTTTGTCGCAAACGGCAGCAATTTTTTCTTTTGGGGCAAGTTTTTCAAATTTACCGAAATCGCTTCTTTCGTTTTTACGCAGGTTTTGGTATGCAAGTTTTACCGCTTCTTCGGGTTTTACTCCAAATTTTAATGCGGTTTCTTCAACGCCGAAGTCAAAGATTTCGTTGTATATCGCCGAAGCTAATTTTTTCGCTCTGTCGCGTTTTTCGACAAGCAGTTTGGCAGGCGATAAATTTGCTTCCGACATAATATATTATTTTCCTCCGAGCTCAAACAAGTAAAATACGTTTTTCACACTAACAAAAGCAAGGGCAAATAAAACAGGGACGAAAAATTCCGTCCCTGTTTTTATTAAACTCAAAATCTATTACCTCAACATTGAACGCAATGTAGTGTTAAAGTTTTGATTGTGAATACGAATCATATACATTCCCGTCGCCATTCTGCCAAGCGGAAGGCTGTTTACACCCGCTGTAAGATTAACGTCTCTGAACGATTGCACCACACGACCGTTCGCCGTAATAATATCAACATTGTAAACGCCCGCTCTTGCAATACTCAAATTGAGATTGTTTGCCGTCATTCCCATAATTGCGGTGCGAGGCATACTATTGCGAACAGGTGTCGATGCAAGTCCCGAAGGATTACCGCCGCCGCGACCATCATTAACCTCTGCTTCACCGAGCGACAAAGTCGTTGCACCGTGGTGGAAAGTAAAATCACGAACAGCAATGTAGTTGCGCTGAGCTCTGACGCGTTGTATCAACTGTGCGTAATTACTATGGTTGCTTCTCCAAGAAAATTGACCTGCAAGAGGTTTTTGGACGCGGATTTCAATCGCAGTAACAGTCCGCAAAAATTCTTCTGTCGGCGGGTTCAAGCCCATCCAAGCGGTTCGGGTCGCCAAATTATCAGTCAAACCGACATACTGCTGTCTTTGGAAAGCGTGCAACGGGATTTGTCCGCTGGCAATCCATCTGTTCCGATTGATGTTGTTGTTATCATTCCAATTATTGAAGCCGTTCAAATTGCTCAATGTGACCTCAAACGGGTATTGGTTATCAATATCCTGTCCGGTCAACAGGCGAATGGTTATCGGCGCGGTAATGGAATAATTGAGCGAAATGTGCGTTGTTCCCACAGGTATTGTCGCAGGCGCCGTAAATCCTGTTACGATAGCGTCAAGGTTGTTTGCGGCTTGGTTGACACTGATTTCAAGACCGTTATCGAGCGTTCCCGCTTGAACAAGCGAGGCACTTCCTGCTGCTCCGTGATTAAAGAACTGCCAACTGTTTGCGGGAACTGTAGTCGCCTGCGAACCTACTCTTACCTGCGCCGCAAGTCCTGCAACATACTCGATTGTCTGACGACCCGACAAGAAATACGCACCCTGCGCAAGACCGTGATTAACAAAGTCTTCATAAACCGCAATTCTGTCTCTCCAAGTATTCCAACCGTTAGTAACGTTTAAGCCGTAAGACGACGCATTTAAACCGTTAAGCAGAGTTGCGTAGTCATAGATAGGCGTAAAGTAGTCGGTGTGCGAACCGATTTGAAACGGCGCACGTCCGCCGCTCATACGCATAGCCAAACTATGATTTAAAGTTGCCGTTGCAATTTGTCTGGTCGCTCCCCACAAGATAAACAAGTTAAAATCGAAGCCAGTAATACGTCCCTGTTGCAAGAATTGATTTCTGTCGGCTTCAGTCGGAGTTGTTCCGTCCACAGCGCCTGTGGTTATCGCGACGTAGTTGTTCCAGATTGCTTGACGATGGTTTTCGGGAACTATGAAAACCGAAACAGGATACTGCCACAACCCCGTAGGCAAAGAGTCCCAATTGCTTCGGTTGGAGCCGACCGCGCGTTGCCAAGCAACGTTGGGCGAGCCATTACAAATTGTATAGGGCCAAAGGAAATTCGAGCCGTCAACATTGTATTCATAGCCTTCTTCGAGACCTGTGTCAAACAAATAACCCAACTGTCTGAGAGCGTGTTGCAAATTTGAGTTTACTTCGAGGCGAGGCGCTCTGAAACCGACAACGTCTTGAGAACGTAGATCGTTCGGGAAAGCAAGCAATAATTCCTCTTCACCGAGTTCAATAAGTCCTTTCCAACCGTTAACGGAAAGCGCACGTCCTGCTTGATTTTCCCAACCCATATACTGCCAAGAATTACCTTCTCTTTGTCCGAAATGTGCAACTTGGTCGATAATCATCTCTTGTCCGTCGGGCATTGTTATACCTGTCATTCTTCCACCTGCAGCCATACCTTCGCCGCCCCAACGTTCGAAGCCGTCAACAAACGCTTGCCCCATATTAGGTCTTCTGTATGGATTTCCCGCACTGAGAGGCAACGGCGAATTAGTCTCCATGTGGTCAATGGTGTGGTTGCCGATTTCGTGTCCTAAATTAATCGCTCTTCTGAATATAGCATCGATTTCTCCGCCTGCAAAATGCAACGCCATATTTCTGTTCAACATAGCTTCTCTTGTGTTAAATATTGCGTGCTCTCTTCCCCAAGCGACCGCAACTCTGCTGTGGCGCGCATCTTGCCCTGTTCCCACCGGATAAAACGCATCGTTAGGAACGAAATACCCGAACCTCGACTCTCTTGATTGCCAATTTACGGGAGATGTCGGAGTAAATAAACCCGATATAACGTTAAATGTCATAGTAATCGGAGAACCGTCAGGGTTATTTCTTGTTCTTACAGGACCAGGTATAGGACCGACTAAACGCCAACCAGTCCACGATTGTTCTTGTGTCCAAGGATGAGTTGCAGGCGAAGACCCCGCGCCCATCCAACCCATTGCTTCCCAAATCTGCCCTTCAAATATAACGCGCATAGGAGTATTCCAGTTATCTCTCAGCGGAGTCCATTGTGGAATAGGATTTCTGTCAACAGTAACTCCCGATAAAGCATAAGCCGCCCACGACATTCCCATATCGCCTTCATAAATACTTAATTCATTCGGACCGCCAGGAGCCCAATCTCCCTCAACACGAACACCACCAACCCAGTTAATCGTCTGAAAATTAGTAGTACTCGGTCCTTCGTAGTTCGTTCCCGTGATTCCAGAATACGCATTGTCATCCCAAATGAACGACACTATTTGTCTTACGTTCGACGCATTACCCGTCGGCGGCAACGGCGACGGAAACACCGTCGGTCTTGCAAACGCCGTTGATGCGATAAAGAAAAGCGCGAGCGCTGCCAAGCGCGAGCGCTGCCAAGCGCGCCGAATGTTTTGTTTTTTAAGCATAGACATAAAAACCCCCTAATCCTTAATTTAATACTTACTTCCTAAGTATAAATTTAATACAAAAAATGATTTTCTGCCCGTTTTTTTTATTTGCGATTAAAGATTACCGATAAACGAACAA
It encodes:
- a CDS encoding HAD hydrolase-like protein codes for the protein MENEKWVIFDFDGTISETTDALVKLWNENVAKKYKLKVIANEELLALRDMTAAEKIAYLKIPFYKLPFVISAARKGFLKHMGNFAVYSGLKAVCEKFIEKGCKLAIISSNKEENIRKYLSKNNFELFSEVYCDKGRSLFVKHKTIKKFLAEHEIARENIVYIGDESRDVVACKKAGVEVVSVSWGWDSREVLELINPHHLADTPDELYKKVVEILNLE
- a CDS encoding T9SS type A sorting domain-containing protein, which translates into the protein MSMLKKQNIRRAWQRSRLAALALFFIASTAFARPTVFPSPLPPTGNASNVRQIVSFIWDDNAYSGITGTNYEGPSTTNFQTINWVGGVRVEGDWAPGGPNELSIYEGDMGMSWAAYALSGVTVDRNPIPQWTPLRDNWNTPMRVIFEGQIWEAMGWMGAGSSPATHPWTQEQSWTGWRLVGPIPGPVRTRNNPDGSPITMTFNVISGLFTPTSPVNWQSRESRFGYFVPNDAFYPVGTGQDARHSRVAVAWGREHAIFNTREAMLNRNMALHFAGGEIDAIFRRAINLGHEIGNHTIDHMETNSPLPLSAGNPYRRPNMGQAFVDGFERWGGEGMAAGGRMTGITMPDGQEMIIDQVAHFGQREGNSWQYMGWENQAGRALSVNGWKGLIELGEEELLLAFPNDLRSQDVVGFRAPRLEVNSNLQHALRQLGYLFDTGLEEGYEYNVDGSNFLWPYTICNGSPNVAWQRAVGSNRSNWDSLPTGLWQYPVSVFIVPENHRQAIWNNYVAITTGAVDGTTPTEADRNQFLQQGRITGFDFNLFILWGATRQIATATLNHSLAMRMSGGRAPFQIGSHTDYFTPIYDYATLLNGLNASSYGLNVTNGWNTWRDRIAVYEDFVNHGLAQGAYFLSGRQTIEYVAGLAAQVRVGSQATTVPANSWQFFNHGAAGSASLVQAGTLDNGLEISVNQAANNLDAIVTGFTAPATIPVGTTHISLNYSITAPITIRLLTGQDIDNQYPFEVTLSNLNGFNNWNDNNNINRNRWIASGQIPLHAFQRQQYVGLTDNLATRTAWMGLNPPTEEFLRTVTAIEIRVQKPLAGQFSWRSNHSNYAQLIQRVRAQRNYIAVRDFTFHHGATTLSLGEAEVNDGRGGGNPSGLASTPVRNSMPRTAIMGMTANNLNLSIARAGVYNVDIITANGRVVQSFRDVNLTAGVNSLPLGRMATGMYMIRIHNQNFNTTLRSMLR